A genome region from Rickettsiales endosymbiont of Stachyamoeba lipophora includes the following:
- a CDS encoding CPCC family cysteine-rich protein — MKKYECPCCHNETLNEEPPGTYEICQICKWEDDLAQYYDPDYIEGANKISLNEARKIYQKYSMLTKDENNNYNK, encoded by the coding sequence ATGAAAAAATATGAGTGCCCTTGTTGCCATAATGAGACTTTAAATGAAGAACCTCCAGGAACATATGAAATATGCCAAATATGCAAATGGGAAGATGATTTAGCTCAGTATTATGATCCAGACTATATTGAAGGAGCCAATAAAATAAGCTTAAATGAAGCTAGGAAGATTTATCAAAAATACTCAATGTTAACTAAAGATGAAAACAACAATTATAATAAATAA
- a CDS encoding alpha/beta fold hydrolase yields the protein MHSAKEGDVKVHIHGEDLSIHFTESGPKDKPVLVCFHGNSGSSRDFYTPLDKLSSKYRVIAFDLPGHGKSTAVTKEENKEKIYSFPGYADVMAKAIKALNIDSYYVLGVSLGGHNALSLLAKKDDSKAEADVRETASKIKGVIITGTPPLDFSLTKQEEVMGQFMKGFRQDFIAKLSQEIREEMQQLGIPHLGALLSYEKDLNDDSPQSNRLAELFVLLQGIELTSENRFMVDMAKAAKGEARKYMIGSMLKGGIDNQRKTVEEATVPLKIIAGIQDRGISLEYLETLQLSSTGQLKKLEGEHGVFLQDNFNQEVDKFITEVIASKYVGQKPSPSIKR from the coding sequence ATGCATAGTGCAAAAGAAGGTGATGTAAAGGTTCATATTCATGGAGAAGATTTAAGTATTCACTTTACCGAATCTGGACCTAAAGATAAACCAGTATTAGTATGCTTCCATGGCAACTCTGGTAGCAGTAGAGATTTTTATACCCCACTTGATAAATTAAGCAGTAAATATAGAGTAATTGCTTTTGACCTACCAGGACATGGTAAAAGCACAGCTGTAACTAAAGAAGAAAATAAAGAAAAGATCTATTCTTTCCCTGGCTATGCTGATGTAATGGCTAAAGCTATAAAAGCATTAAATATTGATAGCTATTATGTTTTAGGTGTTTCATTAGGTGGCCATAATGCATTATCGCTGTTAGCTAAAAAAGATGATTCTAAGGCTGAAGCAGATGTAAGAGAAACTGCTAGTAAAATTAAGGGAGTAATTATTACTGGAACTCCCCCATTAGACTTTAGCTTAACTAAACAAGAAGAAGTCATGGGTCAATTTATGAAAGGGTTTAGGCAGGATTTTATAGCAAAGCTATCTCAGGAAATAAGAGAAGAAATGCAACAATTAGGCATTCCTCATTTAGGTGCTTTATTATCTTATGAGAAAGATTTAAATGATGACTCTCCTCAAAGTAATAGATTAGCAGAGTTATTTGTACTATTGCAAGGTATAGAACTTACATCAGAAAATCGCTTCATGGTAGATATGGCAAAAGCTGCAAAAGGGGAAGCTAGAAAATACATGATTGGAAGTATGCTCAAAGGCGGAATTGATAATCAAAGAAAAACTGTAGAAGAAGCTACTGTTCCATTAAAAATCATTGCTGGCATTCAAGATAGAGGCATAAGCTTAGAATATCTTGAGACCTTACAATTATCCTCAACTGGGCAATTAAAGAAACTTGAAGGAGAACATGGAGTATTCTTGCAAGATAACTTTAACCAAGAAGTGGATAAGTTCATTACTGAGGTGATAGCTAGCAAATATGTGGGACAGAAACCTTCTCCATCTATTAAAAGGTAA
- the kynU gene encoding kynureninase, with the protein MKHSTKLLLIFTCINSLLFSAFSAATNEQAIYKDDETFAQELDNQDSLKDFRKKFYIPKHNGKEVIYLNGNSLGLEPKKVLADMTEELNDWKELGVEGHFKANNPWYTYHEQFRPSLAKIVGAKENEVVAMNSLTVNLHLLMISFYQPTKKCYKILMEAPVFSSDTYAVKSQLALHGFDPEKSLIIVEPKKGKHNIDLDDIEQILHKNKDQVALVLLSGVNFLTGQAIDIKSISQIVHKHGAFFGVDLAHAVGNIPLELHDAEVDFATWCSYKYLNAGPGAIAGAFVHEKHVSNPKLKRLAGWWGNDPKERFKLHLEKDFTPINSADSWQVSNPPIFAMVPLKTSLEIFDQAGMKNLRAKSIKLTGYLEYLLKQIPTQDIEIITSANSEERGCQLSLLIKKDAKKFHEYLKQHGITVDFRQPNVIRVAPTPLYNTYHEVWQFAKIVKDYYEQNK; encoded by the coding sequence ATGAAACATTCAACTAAGTTACTACTTATATTTACTTGTATAAATTCATTATTATTTAGTGCTTTTTCTGCAGCTACTAATGAGCAAGCTATCTATAAAGATGATGAAACTTTTGCTCAAGAATTGGATAATCAAGATTCCTTAAAAGATTTCCGTAAAAAATTTTATATTCCGAAACATAATGGCAAAGAGGTGATTTACCTTAATGGTAACTCACTTGGACTTGAGCCAAAGAAAGTTTTAGCTGATATGACTGAAGAGCTAAATGATTGGAAAGAATTAGGAGTGGAAGGCCATTTCAAAGCCAACAATCCATGGTATACTTATCATGAGCAATTTAGGCCAAGTCTCGCCAAAATTGTTGGCGCTAAAGAAAATGAAGTGGTCGCAATGAACAGCCTTACCGTTAATCTTCATTTACTAATGATAAGCTTCTATCAACCTACCAAAAAGTGCTATAAAATATTAATGGAAGCTCCTGTTTTTTCATCTGATACTTATGCAGTAAAAAGCCAGCTTGCATTACATGGATTTGACCCAGAAAAATCATTAATTATTGTAGAGCCTAAGAAAGGAAAGCATAATATTGATCTCGATGATATCGAACAAATTTTACACAAAAATAAAGATCAAGTAGCTTTAGTTTTATTAAGTGGTGTAAACTTTCTTACTGGCCAAGCAATCGACATAAAATCCATATCTCAAATTGTTCATAAGCACGGTGCTTTCTTTGGGGTAGATCTTGCTCATGCGGTGGGTAATATACCTCTTGAGCTTCATGATGCAGAAGTAGATTTTGCTACTTGGTGTAGTTATAAATACCTTAATGCAGGCCCTGGAGCAATAGCAGGAGCTTTTGTACATGAAAAACATGTGAGCAACCCTAAACTTAAACGTTTAGCTGGCTGGTGGGGAAATGATCCTAAAGAACGGTTTAAATTACATTTAGAAAAAGATTTTACCCCTATAAATTCAGCAGATAGTTGGCAGGTAAGCAATCCTCCTATTTTTGCCATGGTGCCACTCAAAACCTCATTAGAAATATTTGATCAAGCGGGCATGAAAAATTTACGAGCCAAGTCAATTAAGCTAACTGGTTATTTGGAATATCTCTTAAAGCAAATTCCGACTCAAGATATTGAAATCATTACATCTGCTAATTCTGAGGAAAGAGGTTGCCAACTTTCATTACTCATTAAAAAGGATGCTAAAAAGTTTCATGAATATTTAAAACAGCATGGCATTACTGTAGATTTCCGCCAACCTAATGTTATTAGGGTTGCCCCTACTCCACTCTATAACACTTACCATGAAGTTTGGCAGTTTGCAAAAATTGTGAAAGATTATTATGAACAAAACAAGTAA
- a CDS encoding acyltransferase family protein, whose product MITKINQLSHQTLPHKIYSIQLMRAIAALMVMFAHFLSDAEKYNKITTNIGTIKPYLLNGVDIFFFISGFVITLLYVTKNDSCSQFIKKRAIRILPTYYIFTFLAFCMWLIKPTLFNNAVDNRTDILASFLLIPSKPDHLHLLSVAWTLCFEVWFYAFFALSIALFKRAVIIPITLYTVYLSFLLLSKNYGVATTPDNSFLNLLNSAYCLEFLTGSLFCYIYSFKKFKVIPILFLALGGLWIADTSMLLVTLMGIFLFLSLEIYSKYLPVPKFFILLGDSSYSLYLSHLLIMGAVKHIWDRFLGFASGDLVNIIWMLSMILASIMFNLIYYKLIDQKTNQYLCKKFL is encoded by the coding sequence ATGATTACTAAAATTAACCAGTTATCTCATCAAACTTTACCTCATAAAATTTATAGTATTCAACTTATGCGAGCTATCGCTGCTTTAATGGTAATGTTTGCTCATTTTTTATCTGATGCAGAGAAATATAATAAAATAACTACAAATATAGGTACAATTAAGCCGTATTTATTAAATGGTGTGGATATATTCTTTTTCATCTCTGGCTTTGTTATAACTTTGTTATATGTTACCAAAAATGATAGTTGTAGCCAGTTTATAAAAAAACGTGCGATTAGGATCTTACCCACTTATTATATATTTACATTTTTAGCATTTTGCATGTGGCTTATAAAGCCTACCTTGTTTAATAATGCAGTTGATAATAGAACTGATATCTTAGCCTCATTTTTATTAATACCTTCAAAGCCAGATCATCTACATTTATTATCAGTAGCTTGGACATTATGTTTTGAAGTGTGGTTTTATGCTTTTTTTGCCCTTTCAATAGCTCTTTTTAAAAGAGCAGTAATTATACCTATTACACTTTATACGGTTTATTTAAGTTTCTTATTATTATCAAAAAATTACGGTGTAGCTACTACGCCAGATAATAGTTTTTTAAATCTTCTAAATTCGGCTTATTGCCTAGAATTTTTAACTGGTAGTTTATTTTGCTATATTTATTCTTTTAAGAAATTTAAAGTTATTCCAATATTATTCTTGGCTTTGGGAGGTCTTTGGATAGCTGATACTAGTATGCTACTAGTTACTTTAATGGGCATCTTTTTGTTTCTGTCTCTAGAAATTTACTCTAAGTATTTGCCGGTTCCTAAATTCTTTATTTTGCTTGGAGATTCATCCTATTCATTATATTTATCGCATCTACTAATTATGGGAGCTGTAAAGCATATTTGGGATAGGTTCCTTGGTTTTGCTAGCGGGGATTTGGTTAATATTATATGGATGCTCTCAATGATCTTAGCCTCTATAATGTTTAATCTAATATATTATAAATTGATTGACCAAAAAACTAACCAATATTTATGCAAGAAATTCCTATAA
- a CDS encoding tyrosine-type recombinase/integrase translates to MALNSAYIIACHLIQAITAETNLYTRYAMWFYLLTGMRKSELLQVKWPDINFTCKEINLEETKAGRAHIITTYLSVLSDIIIYAFLIR, encoded by the coding sequence ATTGCTCTTAATTCGGCCTATATAATTGCTTGTCATTTAATCCAAGCTATTACAGCTGAAACTAATCTATATACAAGATATGCTATGTGGTTTTATCTATTGACTGGTATGCGTAAGTCAGAATTGTTGCAAGTTAAATGGCCAGATATAAATTTTACCTGCAAAGAAATTAATTTAGAGGAAACAAAAGCAGGTAGAGCTCATATTATTACTACTTATCTATCGGTATTGTCAGATATAATTATATATGCGTTTCTAATTAGATAA
- a CDS encoding ankyrin repeat domain-containing protein, whose translation MQHPNVNLNAQDGEGQTVLMWAIRLDREEPAKLLIQHHRIQAAIRNNNGLNAFHIASEYYEHKPNEILPLLEAALPERSKKFCLQDIVEYDLREAKAQDKLMENRKRIEEMYALERDRQNIRDVFEYLAFISDQGNVQYLRPNNVFADEWTNLISSYRLSRAQDRAESSGIAPSNSSFAQREIQARNAQGGHYCPII comes from the coding sequence ATTCAACATCCTAACGTTAATCTAAATGCCCAAGATGGTGAAGGTCAAACAGTATTAATGTGGGCTATTCGGCTAGATAGAGAGGAGCCTGCCAAGTTATTAATTCAACATCATCGCATTCAGGCCGCCATTAGAAACAATAACGGCTTAAACGCCTTCCATATAGCTAGTGAGTATTATGAGCATAAACCAAATGAAATTCTTCCATTATTAGAAGCAGCCCTACCAGAGAGAAGCAAAAAATTCTGCCTGCAAGATATTGTTGAGTACGATCTTAGGGAAGCCAAAGCACAAGATAAGCTTATGGAAAACAGAAAACGAATAGAGGAGATGTATGCTTTAGAGCGTGATAGACAAAATATAAGAGATGTTTTTGAATATCTTGCATTTATATCTGATCAAGGAAATGTACAATACTTAAGACCAAATAATGTTTTTGCAGATGAATGGACTAATTTGATAAGTTCCTATCGTTTATCCCGAGCCCAAGATAGAGCAGAAAGTTCAGGAATAGCTCCTAGTAACTCCAGTTTTGCTCAAAGAGAAATTCAAGCACGTAATGCTCAAGGAGGCCATTATTGCCCTATCATATAA
- a CDS encoding ankyrin repeat domain-containing protein, with product MRSPLIIAAKKEYPVENIVKIIDILLEHHADPNKLLLPVTDKQPAKTIVGMDDDGNDEVVDTPWYVPLMFDACSQEDGLVILQMLREYGADFNQPDTQGNRRLFNWVLRRFTSFSIKGREDRVTPNDLQKAQNIFLKELKMIDFLLENHADPSLADKDNGKAALHIVAGLDLSMIPDAYQTLISNLIMKGADLEARNNDGRTPLHIAASNALLDLVRILIANGANINALDSKQNTPLHLAAAAGAPRTTQLILETGKANINALNADGFTPLGYAEIACINDKKAYQFSSMEAECKFEAPYHSRYSKYYVLPGQY from the coding sequence GTGCGTTCCCCTCTTATTATAGCTGCTAAGAAAGAGTATCCGGTAGAAAACATAGTCAAGATTATAGATATATTACTTGAGCATCATGCTGATCCGAATAAATTATTATTACCTGTTACAGATAAGCAACCTGCTAAGACAATAGTAGGAATGGATGATGATGGGAATGATGAGGTAGTAGATACACCTTGGTATGTACCACTAATGTTTGATGCTTGTAGTCAAGAAGATGGTTTAGTAATTTTGCAGATGTTAAGAGAGTATGGGGCTGATTTTAATCAGCCAGACACTCAAGGAAATAGGAGGTTATTCAATTGGGTGCTGCGTCGTTTTACATCGTTTAGTATTAAGGGTCGCGAAGATCGCGTAACCCCAAATGATTTGCAAAAGGCTCAAAATATATTCTTAAAAGAATTAAAAATGATTGATTTTCTACTTGAAAATCATGCCGATCCATCTCTAGCTGATAAAGATAACGGTAAAGCCGCGTTGCATATTGTGGCTGGGTTGGATCTTAGTATGATACCAGATGCTTATCAAACACTCATTAGCAATCTGATAATGAAAGGGGCTGATCTTGAGGCACGTAATAATGATGGTAGAACGCCACTGCATATTGCAGCTTCAAATGCTCTACTCGATCTTGTTCGTATATTGATAGCGAATGGCGCTAATATTAATGCTCTTGATAGCAAGCAGAATACTCCACTTCATTTAGCAGCGGCTGCAGGAGCTCCACGCACCACTCAGCTGATTCTTGAAACAGGTAAGGCTAATATTAATGCTCTGAATGCAGATGGGTTTACACCCCTTGGCTATGCTGAAATTGCCTGTATTAATGATAAAAAAGCTTATCAGTTTTCTTCAATGGAAGCGGAATGCAAGTTTGAAGCACCCTATCACAGCAGGTACAGCAAATATTACGTACTGCCGGGGCAATACTAA
- a CDS encoding ankyrin repeat domain-containing protein, which translates to MSSASSLAIAVSKSEDRIMADATAASSVEPSKIHLHREAQIYDIYTERSYEEFEYEYNINIKEASYKNLQREREFLGMLSSVEQQIITFIINNLTAKHKTHAFEEISKEGALLSVRERQRLERAVKNSHTGRTAGDDNIFFTVGLGDHKTPSFLSKGNGHTIVLSLDRLFKDYEHRFKGFYVSGHLSDYAQQTISRPSYFGETLFQYSHNDQQKIKTYSYTYPDGNKRTITLTMGDEIFCGREVLEGIALQFVRHIRLIGGNYYQHICDTIQTGDQQNIMQVLSTGMNLLMPGWIYPEGKLPGKLALDLPDMHLTVQPPKVFQERANIVPTDWATIDLKEKAYKGSDLELLKQLIANGKFTKTKLKESLFELAGRKDYQNRARTAQFLIDQGADLTAIDMGVEVLGKAVAEEDLEFIDILFTLKSPDQHDHLIFHKVNIQLTTGGLEELGVIGEACFGKKPEVLRRLIAHGADLFREPRLLAFAADTRFGNHGEEGIQRRSVETFKILLDHGVDIKIEHKYGKTPLMHFIFNGNIAGIIEAVNRGAPLDSQMSYMHISRLGEGPSYVSPDNGFTALHYLMATSEPIYNLRKGNENTMRYLIASSLLRRGANPNIRSLLGDTPYSLAVANGWSEIAELLVSYGADKNVTKDPYDLLCQHHQVGVVAVVKGIDAAGKEVAIMGKKLGKDGIIKQEYLFPGGLKDQGDKNLISAAIRELREETYGNLEFLVESNQVTPQVIYQYDTMGEDKDGYAVHYRVAYILFDIGSHLANMKLRARDDLHIVRLVPMETIQTIENQPLNLRNVTTVEEGRHTPLKGSNGLILEGIRQGKFSPQLITALNEISNIELIGKDLLMAAVMANDIEKVKYLLAHGVRVEPVEDFEKIPLQHAAYLGHFEIVKLLVENGADVNLVGKLQKETGVKEIDDTCWGSLSAAVLGEKKEIIEYLLPLTLQNKKLNKTEEENIKDITFILKDALEKAVKVNRVDDNTEIVQMILDTGLVTIDDHVWGVPLNHAATNGNLHMVNFLLSKGANINYCLKYDPDNAMGGARIIHSPLILAIENYNIEVALRLLQIPRIDVNGHRTCSKQGLREEIVNPLFAAIYYYQLEVAEAIIDNTDIDLAKRNNAEKNCLEYAAEKGLTGLAGKIAQKLLLNKIAEDITIDPKLIILSIRPDERGKPSIHIMHTDKAAIERLAAKTNSTLRQDEFTKHYYVRLGEVRLKAYLANGNEIYAAIVQADKERIGSRFNIGHSSDNLAKL; encoded by the coding sequence ATGAGTAGTGCATCTTCTTTAGCTATTGCAGTATCAAAATCAGAAGACAGAATTATGGCAGATGCCACCGCAGCATCATCTGTAGAACCAAGCAAAATACATTTGCATAGAGAAGCTCAAATATATGACATATATACTGAGCGTTCTTATGAAGAATTTGAATATGAATATAATATAAATATTAAAGAAGCCTCCTATAAGAATTTACAGCGTGAGAGAGAATTTTTAGGCATGCTTAGTTCAGTAGAGCAGCAAATTATTACCTTTATTATTAATAATTTAACGGCAAAACATAAAACCCACGCTTTTGAAGAAATTAGTAAAGAAGGTGCATTACTTTCAGTTCGTGAAAGGCAACGCTTAGAGCGTGCTGTTAAGAATAGTCATACCGGAAGAACAGCGGGCGATGATAACATTTTCTTCACCGTTGGGTTGGGAGATCATAAGACTCCTTCCTTCTTAAGTAAAGGTAATGGTCATACTATCGTACTATCGCTAGATAGGTTGTTTAAAGATTACGAGCATCGTTTTAAAGGTTTTTATGTCAGTGGACATTTATCAGATTATGCTCAACAGACAATCTCACGTCCCAGCTATTTTGGTGAAACTCTGTTTCAATATAGCCATAATGATCAACAAAAGATTAAAACTTATTCTTACACCTATCCGGACGGTAATAAGCGTACCATTACTTTAACTATGGGAGATGAGATCTTCTGCGGCCGGGAGGTATTAGAAGGGATAGCCCTACAATTTGTTAGGCACATTAGGCTGATAGGTGGTAACTATTATCAGCATATATGTGATACTATTCAAACGGGAGACCAGCAAAATATAATGCAAGTTTTATCTACTGGTATGAATCTTCTTATGCCTGGATGGATTTATCCCGAAGGAAAACTTCCTGGAAAGCTAGCTCTAGACTTGCCAGATATGCATCTTACTGTCCAACCTCCAAAGGTATTTCAAGAGCGGGCAAACATAGTTCCAACTGATTGGGCTACAATAGATTTAAAAGAAAAAGCATATAAAGGATCTGATTTAGAGTTGCTTAAACAACTTATCGCAAATGGTAAATTTACAAAAACTAAGTTAAAAGAAAGTCTATTTGAATTAGCTGGCCGTAAAGACTATCAAAATAGAGCACGTACTGCACAATTCTTAATTGATCAAGGTGCTGATTTAACTGCAATTGATATGGGTGTTGAGGTGCTAGGTAAGGCAGTTGCAGAAGAAGATTTAGAATTTATTGATATTTTATTCACCTTGAAATCACCCGACCAGCATGATCATCTCATTTTTCATAAGGTTAATATACAACTTACTACAGGGGGCCTTGAGGAGTTAGGTGTAATTGGAGAGGCATGTTTTGGCAAAAAGCCAGAAGTACTTAGAAGATTAATTGCTCATGGGGCTGATCTTTTTAGGGAGCCAAGGCTTTTAGCATTTGCAGCAGATACCAGGTTTGGTAATCACGGTGAAGAAGGAATACAAAGAAGAAGTGTAGAGACGTTTAAGATTTTATTAGATCACGGTGTGGATATTAAAATTGAGCATAAGTATGGTAAAACTCCACTCATGCATTTTATCTTTAATGGAAATATTGCAGGAATAATTGAAGCAGTAAATAGAGGTGCGCCTCTTGATAGCCAGATGAGCTATATGCATATCTCTAGGTTAGGTGAGGGTCCTTCATATGTTTCTCCTGATAATGGCTTTACTGCACTACATTATTTAATGGCAACCAGTGAGCCGATTTATAATTTAAGAAAAGGTAATGAAAATACTATGCGTTACCTCATTGCTAGTTCTTTACTGCGCAGAGGAGCTAACCCTAATATACGGTCTTTATTAGGTGATACGCCATATTCATTAGCAGTAGCAAACGGTTGGTCTGAAATTGCTGAATTATTAGTTAGCTATGGTGCTGATAAAAATGTTACTAAAGATCCTTATGACTTGCTTTGTCAACATCACCAAGTAGGTGTAGTAGCAGTAGTAAAAGGTATTGATGCTGCAGGCAAAGAGGTGGCGATTATGGGTAAAAAGCTTGGTAAAGATGGTATTATCAAACAAGAATATTTATTCCCTGGGGGCTTAAAAGATCAAGGTGATAAAAATTTAATCAGCGCTGCAATTAGAGAGCTGAGAGAAGAAACATATGGTAATTTAGAGTTTTTAGTGGAATCTAATCAGGTTACACCTCAAGTAATTTACCAATATGATACTATGGGTGAAGACAAGGATGGTTATGCGGTACATTACAGGGTAGCTTATATATTATTTGATATAGGCTCACATTTAGCAAATATGAAACTCCGCGCGCGTGATGATTTACATATTGTACGATTAGTGCCGATGGAAACTATTCAAACAATTGAAAATCAACCACTTAATTTGCGTAATGTTACTACTGTGGAAGAGGGCCGCCATACTCCACTGAAAGGCAGTAACGGGCTAATTTTAGAAGGAATCAGGCAAGGAAAATTTTCTCCTCAGCTAATCACTGCATTAAATGAAATTTCTAATATAGAACTTATCGGTAAGGATCTATTAATGGCTGCAGTAATGGCTAACGATATTGAAAAAGTTAAGTACTTGCTGGCTCATGGGGTAAGGGTTGAGCCAGTAGAAGATTTTGAAAAAATACCATTACAGCACGCTGCTTATTTAGGACATTTTGAGATAGTTAAGCTGCTAGTAGAAAATGGAGCAGATGTTAACTTAGTTGGTAAGTTACAAAAAGAAACGGGGGTAAAGGAAATAGATGATACTTGCTGGGGAAGCTTAAGTGCCGCAGTACTTGGAGAAAAAAAAGAAATTATAGAGTATCTATTACCACTTACTTTGCAAAATAAAAAGCTTAATAAAACGGAAGAAGAGAACATTAAAGACATAACCTTTATATTAAAGGACGCTTTAGAAAAGGCAGTAAAGGTCAACAGAGTGGATGATAATACAGAAATAGTACAAATGATTTTAGATACTGGATTGGTTACGATTGATGATCATGTATGGGGAGTGCCACTTAATCATGCAGCAACAAATGGCAATTTGCATATGGTAAATTTCTTACTATCTAAAGGGGCTAATATTAATTATTGTTTAAAATATGATCCTGATAATGCTATGGGTGGGGCTAGGATTATTCATTCTCCTTTGATTTTAGCCATAGAAAATTATAATATTGAGGTGGCGCTTAGATTACTCCAAATTCCTAGAATAGATGTTAATGGACATCGTACATGTAGCAAGCAAGGTTTGCGGGAGGAAATTGTTAATCCATTATTTGCGGCAATCTATTATTATCAGCTAGAAGTGGCGGAAGCAATAATTGATAATACTGATATTGATCTTGCTAAGCGCAACAATGCAGAAAAAAACTGTTTAGAATATGCAGCTGAGAAAGGATTAACAGGGCTTGCAGGCAAAATCGCACAAAAATTATTATTAAATAAAATTGCTGAAGATATAACTATTGATCCAAAATTAATTATTCTAAGTATACGCCCAGATGAAAGAGGAAAGCCTTCTATCCATATTATGCATACGGATAAAGCAGCAATAGAACGGTTGGCTGCTAAAACCAATTCTACCCTGAGACAGGATGAATTTACTAAGCATTATTATGTACGTTTAGGAGAAGTTCGCCTTAAGGCCTACTTAGCAAACGGTAATGAAATATATGCAGCAATTGTCCAAGCAGATAAAGAGAGAATTGGATCGAGATTTAATATAGGACATTCTAGTGATAATTTAGCTAAATTGTAA